A genomic segment from Nicotiana sylvestris chromosome 1, ASM39365v2, whole genome shotgun sequence encodes:
- the LOC138870902 gene encoding uncharacterized protein, which yields MTNPQDNPGTLPPVSPLNTSASTPPSETPKPRFRRQKMLARKTVASIALKKVLNEKFKVSQRKESPTQESDSSSEFEAFISTSEGEEHRSSNTAKIQETPGEVSSCGVLSTVVENVKNRFVLVGPVKDVKGAESSRSRVKKKEKEREGASGIEEGGNKSGGSGSREAAEGLVHLSKQQDEPGSSVEETLADLLKRVGASYDPKKRKASTQKAPTASKPTKKSKMSSPKPTVPSVPKGRATRSRQEEKKDKGKAKAVESSEVAEEEEEEEEMELVHQERGTTVEVPTPKPKRAKASSKKSSSEPVSDEPSLAKRTKSAVKGKHVKITKEEEEEESENEQDRFAIFSRRIFFERKTIERPG from the exons ATGACTAACCCCCAAGATAATCCTGGCACTCTCCCACCAGTATCCCCTTTGAATACATCCGCATCTACACCCCCTAGTGAAACCCCAAAACCTAGGTTTCGTAGGCAGAAAATGTTGGCCAGAAAAACTGTAGCTTCTATAGCTCTAAAAAAAGTTCTAAATGAGAAATTTAAGGTTAGCCAGAGGAAGGAAAGTCCTACTCAAGAATCTGACTCAAGCTCTGAGTTTGAAGCTTTTATTTCTACCAGCGAAGGAGAAGAACATAGGTCTTCTAACACTGCCAAAATTCAAGAAACCCCTGGTGAGGTAAGTTCTTGTGGGGTACTCTCTACTGTGGTTGAAAATGTAAAAAATAGGTTTGTCTTGGTTGGTCCTGTCAAAGATGTAAAGGGGGCTGAATCTAGTAGAAGTAgagttaaaaagaaagaaaaagagagagagggagcAAGTG GTATTGAAGAAGGTGGCAacaagtcagggggaagtggttctagGGAGGCGGCTGAAGGGCTTGTGCATCTAAGCAAGCAacaagatgaacctggttcatctgttgaggAAACACTGGCTGATCTTCTGAAGAGGGTTGGGGccagttatgatccaaagaagcGTAAAGCTTCCACACAAAAGGCTCCAACTGCTTCCAAGCcaacaaagaaaagcaaaatgtcaTCCCCAAAACCTACTGTACCTTCAGTACCTAAGGGAAGAGCCACTAGAAGCAGA caagaagaaaagaaggataAGGGAAAAGCAAAGGCTGTGGAGAGTTctgaggttgcagaagaagaagaagaagaagaggagatggaactggtccatcaagaaaggggaACAACTgtggaggttcctacacccaaACCAAAAAGGGCCAaggcttcttccaagaagtcttcctctgaaCCTGTATCTGATGAACCCTCTTTAGCCAAAAGAACCAAATCTGCAGTGAAAGGTAAGCACGTAAAAATTactaaggaagaagaagaagaggaatctgAAAACGAACAAGATAGGTTTGCTATCTTTAGCAGAAGAATTTTTTTTGAAAGGAAGACTATTGAGAGACCTGGATGA
- the LOC138870911 gene encoding uncharacterized protein, translating into MYTRFTTLTNELKSFGRIILEEDKVEKILTRVLPVSWESKITAIQESKNIATLRLDELIGNLIAYELRRQIIKMDTPKKERSLALRIAEGLDLEDDDMAMITREFKKYLMRGKGSSRGTTFNKSRAPEKQTNQGCYKCDEDSEDEAEEEQALMAIGELDDEQEVQVKGRSQIWYMDNGCSKYMTGNKDQFLLLEDLRGGNVSFGNEKKSEIIEIGKGKRVNNIYIVDLSTLSENELTCLSVLVNDPLLWHNTLDHASLNQLN; encoded by the exons atgtatactaGGTTCActacactgacaaatgaacttaagtcctttggaaggattattcttgaagaagacaaagttgagaaaatcctgacaagggttctgccagtctcaTGGGAAAGTAAAATCACGGCCATTCAGGAATCCAAGAATATTGCTACTCTTAGactggatgaactgattggaaatctTATTGCTTATGAACTGAGAAGACAAATCATAAAGATGGATACACCCAAGAAGGAGAGAAGCTTAGCTCTTAGAATTGCTGAAGGTTTAGATCTGGAAGATGATGATATGGCTATGATCACTAGAGAattcaaaaagtacctgatgagaggaaagggttcttcaagaggtacaacctttaACAAGTCAAGAgctcctgagaaacagaccaatcagggttgctacaagtgtg ATGAAGATTCGGAAGATGAAGCTGAAGAAGAGCAAGCACTGATGGCCATCGGAGAattagatgatgaacaagaggtccAAGTGAAAGGGAGGAGCCAAATATGGTATATGGATAATGGCTGCTCAAAATATATGACTGGGAACAAGGACCAGTTCCTTTTACTTGAGGACTTAagaggaggtaatgtctcctttggtaATGAAAAGAAAAGTGAGATCATTGAGATTGGAAAG ggaaaaagagttaacaatatttacattgtagatttgtctactctctcagaaaatgaactcacttgcttaagtgtgttggttaatgatcccctcctgtggcacaataCACTTGATCATgcaagtctaaatcagctaaactAA